One Actinospica robiniae DSM 44927 genomic region harbors:
- a CDS encoding alpha/beta fold hydrolase: protein MNKMTEITDINNAQTREIKVGGAVVPYRVFGSGRPLVLVHGTNEGSGSWEGVAEEFADVRTVVLPDLSGSDAARDDGGELTVTLLAGQVAAVIGDLGRGPADVVGHSLGGSVAAELAATRPELVHRLVPVAGLGAPDAYMRNLLTVWTGLAGDPAAFSRFAMMVAFSRGQLGMLDAAGIGLDGLYPPAPGRLRQLALVASLDVWGLLPRISAPTLVIGCGQDTLVAPEQARAFAAAVPGAGYAEVDCGHLLMRERPEEFVRLVRDFLTEEDQ, encoded by the coding sequence ATGAACAAGATGACTGAGATCACTGACATCAACAACGCGCAGACCAGGGAGATCAAGGTGGGTGGGGCGGTGGTGCCCTACCGGGTGTTCGGCTCGGGGCGCCCGCTCGTGCTGGTGCACGGGACGAACGAGGGGTCGGGTTCGTGGGAGGGGGTGGCGGAGGAGTTCGCGGACGTGCGCACCGTGGTGCTGCCGGACCTCTCCGGGAGCGACGCGGCGCGCGATGACGGGGGCGAGCTGACCGTCACGCTGCTCGCCGGGCAGGTCGCGGCGGTGATCGGCGACCTGGGCCGGGGGCCGGCGGACGTGGTGGGCCACTCGCTCGGCGGGTCGGTGGCCGCCGAGCTCGCCGCGACGCGGCCGGAGCTGGTGCACCGGCTGGTGCCGGTCGCGGGGCTGGGCGCGCCCGACGCTTATATGCGCAACCTGCTCACGGTCTGGACCGGGCTGGCCGGGGACCCGGCCGCGTTCTCCCGGTTCGCGATGATGGTCGCCTTCAGCCGCGGGCAGCTCGGGATGCTCGACGCGGCGGGGATCGGGCTCGACGGGCTCTACCCGCCGGCGCCGGGCCGGCTGCGCCAGCTCGCGCTGGTCGCGTCCCTGGACGTGTGGGGCCTGCTGCCGCGGATCTCCGCGCCGACGCTGGTGATCGGCTGCGGCCAGGACACGCTGGTTGCGCCGGAGCAGGCCCGGGCCTTCGCCGCGGCGGTGCCCGGCGCCGGCTACGCGGAGGTGGACTGCGGCCACCTCCTGATGCGTGAGCGGCCGGAGGAGTTCGTGCGGCTGGTGCGCGACTTCCTGACCGAAGAGGATCAGTAA
- a CDS encoding helix-turn-helix transcriptional regulator, whose product MTMQRDELADFLRRCRERLAPQEVGLPAGAHRRTPGLRREELATLAGVSPDYVVRLEQARSSQPSPQLLAALARALRLTADERDHLYLLSGHRPPEPDRAGEQVRPALLYLLECLEATPAQLLTDLGDLLAQNALAEALFGCVCTIAEPDRNVVWRWFTDLGMREAYPEDEHEDLSRQHVADLRAAAARRGHDRASRELVARLESASKEFADLWPRHEVAVRRASRLRVSNPSVGPIEFDFELLHTRAADQHLRLFTAPPASPSIEALELLRVIGPETAHRSHR is encoded by the coding sequence ATGACGATGCAGCGCGACGAGCTGGCCGACTTCCTGCGCCGTTGCCGCGAACGGCTCGCGCCGCAGGAGGTCGGCCTGCCCGCCGGAGCGCACCGGCGCACCCCCGGGCTGCGAAGGGAGGAGCTGGCCACCCTCGCCGGAGTCTCACCCGACTATGTCGTGCGTCTCGAGCAGGCCCGCAGTTCCCAGCCCTCGCCCCAGCTGCTCGCCGCGCTCGCCCGCGCGCTGCGCCTGACCGCGGACGAGCGCGACCACCTTTATCTCCTATCCGGCCACCGCCCGCCCGAGCCCGACCGCGCCGGTGAACAGGTGCGCCCCGCGCTGCTCTACCTGCTCGAGTGCCTGGAGGCCACCCCGGCGCAGCTGCTGACCGACCTCGGCGACCTGCTCGCGCAGAACGCGTTGGCCGAAGCGCTCTTCGGCTGCGTGTGCACGATCGCGGAGCCGGACCGCAACGTCGTGTGGCGCTGGTTCACCGACCTGGGCATGCGCGAGGCCTACCCCGAAGACGAGCACGAGGACCTCAGCCGCCAGCACGTCGCCGACCTGCGCGCCGCAGCCGCCCGCCGCGGCCACGACCGCGCCTCGCGCGAACTCGTCGCCCGCCTCGAATCCGCCAGCAAGGAGTTCGCCGACCTGTGGCCACGCCACGAGGTCGCCGTGCGCCGGGCCAGCCGCCTGCGCGTAAGCAACCCGTCCGTCGGCCCGATCGAGTTCGACTTCGAACTCCTCCACACCCGCGCCGCCGACCAGCACCTGCGCCTGTTCACCGCGCCCCCCGCCTCACCGAGCATCGAAGCCCTCGAACTCCTGCGCGTCATCGGCCCCGAGACCGCCCACCGCAGCCACCGCTGA
- a CDS encoding NAD-dependent epimerase/dehydratase family protein yields MHVFVTGGTGTIGTAVVAELLANGHTVLALARSDTSALALTAAGAEVLRGRIEDLDILRTGAARADGVISLAFSREYGDPDALARALAEERAARTALGAELVGSGRPIVTVSGTPWIAGRPATESDPLPTDGPVGDRGRTVNELLELASQGVRSSAVRMPRTVHDRGRGGFAGLMVDAARRTGVAGYPGDGAQRWPAVHARDAAVLFRLALESAPAGTSWHAVADEGDAVRDIAAVIGRRLRLPVEAVPQETFGPFGPIFAMDQPASSEHTRAALGWLPVGPSLLEDLENIEP; encoded by the coding sequence ATGCACGTCTTCGTCACCGGCGGCACCGGCACCATCGGCACCGCCGTCGTCGCCGAGCTGCTGGCCAACGGCCACACCGTCCTCGCGCTCGCCCGCTCGGACACCTCCGCGCTCGCCCTCACCGCGGCCGGGGCCGAGGTGCTGCGCGGCCGGATCGAGGACCTCGACATCCTGCGGACCGGCGCTGCCCGGGCCGACGGCGTGATCAGCCTCGCCTTCAGCCGCGAGTACGGCGACCCGGACGCGCTCGCCCGCGCGCTGGCCGAGGAGCGTGCCGCCCGGACCGCGCTCGGCGCGGAGCTCGTGGGCAGCGGCCGGCCGATCGTCACGGTTTCGGGCACGCCGTGGATAGCCGGGCGCCCGGCCACCGAGTCCGATCCGCTGCCCACCGACGGGCCGGTGGGCGACCGGGGCCGGACGGTCAACGAACTGCTGGAGCTGGCTTCGCAAGGGGTGCGCAGCTCGGCGGTGCGGATGCCGCGCACGGTGCACGACCGGGGCCGGGGCGGGTTCGCGGGGCTGATGGTCGACGCGGCGCGGCGCACCGGGGTGGCCGGCTACCCGGGCGACGGCGCCCAGCGCTGGCCCGCGGTGCACGCCCGGGACGCGGCGGTGCTCTTCCGCCTGGCGCTGGAGTCGGCTCCGGCCGGAACCTCCTGGCACGCGGTGGCCGACGAGGGCGATGCGGTACGCGACATCGCGGCGGTCATCGGCCGGCGTCTGCGCCTGCCGGTCGAGGCCGTGCCGCAGGAGACCTTCGGCCCGTTCGGTCCGATCTTCGCGATGGACCAGCCGGCCTCGTCCGAACACACCCGCGCGGCCCTGGGCTGGCTTCCGGTCGGGCCGAGCCTGCTCGAGGATCTGGAGAACATCGAGCCCTGA
- a CDS encoding TetR/AcrR family transcriptional regulator translates to MARWQPGATQRLVVAAVELFNEQGYDATTVAQIAERAGVTKSTFFRHFSDKRELLVAGQETLSRLLADGIGEAPATASPLEAVAAGLVRASSEMGPANRELGPGLKAAVAASTELQERDALKSVGLAAAMRKALVERGVPDPTAHLAAELGVLAFKRGYAHWSEAARDDGEGLAPHALAALDDLRAATATLG, encoded by the coding sequence ATGGCGCGATGGCAACCGGGAGCGACCCAGCGGCTCGTCGTCGCGGCCGTGGAACTGTTCAACGAGCAGGGCTACGACGCCACCACGGTCGCGCAGATCGCCGAGCGCGCCGGGGTGACCAAGAGCACCTTCTTCCGGCACTTCTCAGACAAGCGCGAACTGCTCGTCGCCGGGCAGGAGACCCTCAGCCGGCTGCTGGCCGACGGGATCGGCGAGGCGCCGGCGACCGCGAGCCCGCTCGAGGCGGTCGCCGCGGGCCTGGTGCGCGCGTCGAGCGAGATGGGCCCGGCGAACCGCGAACTCGGCCCCGGCCTGAAGGCGGCCGTCGCCGCGAGCACCGAGCTGCAGGAACGCGACGCCCTCAAAAGCGTCGGCCTCGCCGCCGCCATGAGAAAAGCGCTGGTCGAGCGCGGCGTGCCCGACCCGACCGCGCATCTGGCCGCCGAGTTGGGCGTCCTGGCGTTCAAGCGCGGCTACGCGCACTGGTCCGAAGCCGCCCGCGACGACGGCGAAGGCCTCGCCCCGCACGCCCTCGCAGCCCTCGACGACCTGCGCGCCGCGACCGCGACCCTCGGCTGA
- a CDS encoding ABC transporter permease: MERLSIVFLILGAMLGWLRLLRAGSDAEAGTPAGAQKRFSISWRWLAIASVVAVGLSFLPDGAKQGMSMDWLVGVVGGAYARAVRDTGRWDVWKRDSTEGEGEDREGGSPTQTKDPADRTTPRASARRAMLRWAWRLFRREWRQHVIVSALITLAVAGTVVGSAVAVDASPPSNQGFGSANHAVQLAGGDPRLADDLAALRSRFGTLDVIENRNLDTGLSQGAELRTQDPDGGYGRPMLSLVSGSYPTAAGQIAVTGSLADTLGLHVGGVWHENGDALSVVGIVQDPLNLDDEFALAGPGRLGPGAALGPADTVTVLFDASPAELAAGALPDGMTAQAPQASSGITPEIIVLAVAVLALVFTGLVAVAGFAALARRRQRALGMLAALGATERDIRLTVMADGAFTGALGAVLGTGLGLAAWIAYAPRFSRNAGHLVPWTAVPWWLLVCVAILAVVCATTAAWRPAHAVARMPIVSALSDRPAPPVAIHRSVTPPLVLLIGAPVLLATSGGWGAQGGRAAFFQLGGLLLSALGLALAAPFAVARLAGPARRLPPAAKLALRDLSRYRVRSAAALAAGSLAVLIAVLVTLITTGRYSDPIDYFGPNLPSDQLVVYAPNDGPGTGRGPNGGSPAQDTAALTRHATAIAAMLGSRDVLALQPVAADLMHKTPQKTSGDSGSLFVATPALLAHYGIDPHSIQATTMLITSRPGLQGLSGLFLLYGDFSGPDGRTAQALNPSVQTLSALPTDTADPNLLVSEHAVHSLELTVEPTSAWLIQAPQPLTALQINSARQMALAAGMTVEVRSEAPSLAEVRDDATVAGILIALGVLAMMVGLIRAESAGDLRILTASGARGRTRRGITATTAGVLALLAAVGGTVIAYVDTVAFFGIEALERLREVPGTDLLLVLLALPAAATAGGWLFAGREQERLGRTRIE, from the coding sequence ATGGAACGGCTGAGCATCGTCTTCCTCATCCTCGGCGCGATGCTGGGGTGGCTTCGGCTGCTGCGCGCGGGCAGCGACGCCGAGGCCGGCACCCCGGCCGGCGCCCAGAAGCGGTTCTCGATCTCGTGGCGTTGGCTCGCGATCGCGTCCGTAGTCGCCGTGGGCCTGTCGTTTCTGCCCGATGGGGCCAAGCAGGGTATGAGCATGGACTGGCTCGTCGGCGTCGTCGGTGGCGCGTATGCACGAGCCGTGCGGGACACCGGCCGGTGGGACGTGTGGAAGCGCGACTCCACGGAAGGCGAAGGCGAGGACCGTGAGGGCGGCTCGCCCACCCAGACCAAGGACCCCGCCGACCGCACGACGCCGCGAGCGAGCGCGCGGCGCGCGATGCTGCGATGGGCGTGGCGGCTCTTCCGCCGCGAGTGGCGTCAGCATGTGATCGTGTCGGCGCTGATCACGCTGGCGGTCGCGGGCACCGTGGTCGGCTCGGCCGTCGCGGTCGACGCGTCGCCGCCCTCGAACCAAGGCTTCGGTTCCGCGAACCACGCGGTACAACTCGCCGGCGGAGACCCGCGCCTCGCCGACGACCTCGCCGCGCTGCGCTCACGATTCGGCACGCTCGACGTGATCGAGAACCGGAACCTGGACACCGGCCTGTCCCAGGGGGCTGAGCTGCGTACCCAGGACCCTGACGGCGGATACGGGCGGCCGATGCTCTCCCTGGTCTCCGGGAGCTACCCGACGGCCGCCGGGCAGATCGCCGTGACCGGCTCGCTGGCGGACACGCTGGGGCTGCATGTCGGCGGCGTCTGGCACGAGAACGGCGACGCGCTCAGCGTCGTCGGCATCGTGCAGGACCCGCTGAACCTCGACGACGAGTTCGCCCTCGCCGGTCCGGGCCGGCTCGGCCCGGGCGCGGCGCTCGGGCCGGCGGACACGGTGACCGTGCTCTTCGACGCCTCGCCGGCCGAGCTGGCGGCGGGCGCGCTGCCGGACGGGATGACCGCGCAGGCCCCGCAGGCGTCGTCCGGCATCACGCCGGAGATCATCGTGCTCGCGGTCGCCGTCCTCGCGCTGGTCTTCACCGGACTGGTGGCGGTCGCCGGGTTCGCCGCCCTGGCGCGTCGACGTCAGCGCGCCTTGGGCATGCTCGCCGCGCTCGGCGCCACCGAACGCGACATCCGACTGACCGTCATGGCCGACGGGGCGTTCACCGGCGCGCTCGGCGCGGTGCTCGGCACGGGGCTGGGCCTCGCGGCCTGGATCGCCTACGCTCCCCGCTTCTCGCGCAACGCCGGGCACCTCGTGCCGTGGACCGCTGTGCCCTGGTGGCTGCTGGTCTGCGTGGCGATCCTCGCCGTGGTCTGCGCGACGACGGCCGCGTGGCGCCCGGCGCACGCCGTCGCCAGGATGCCGATCGTCTCAGCGCTCTCCGACCGGCCGGCCCCGCCCGTCGCGATCCACCGATCGGTGACGCCCCCGCTGGTGCTGCTGATCGGCGCACCGGTGCTGCTCGCCACTTCCGGCGGCTGGGGCGCCCAAGGAGGCCGCGCAGCGTTCTTCCAGCTCGGCGGGCTGCTGCTGAGCGCACTGGGCCTGGCGCTGGCGGCGCCCTTCGCCGTGGCGCGGCTGGCCGGCCCGGCGCGCCGGCTGCCGCCGGCCGCCAAGCTCGCGCTGCGCGATCTGTCCCGGTACCGCGTCCGCTCGGCCGCGGCTCTGGCGGCCGGCAGCCTGGCCGTGCTGATCGCGGTGCTCGTCACCCTCATCACCACCGGCCGCTACAGCGATCCGATCGACTACTTCGGCCCCAACCTGCCGTCCGACCAACTGGTCGTGTACGCGCCGAACGACGGTCCCGGCACCGGCCGGGGACCGAACGGCGGCTCCCCGGCCCAGGACACCGCGGCCCTGACCCGGCACGCCACCGCGATCGCCGCGATGCTCGGCAGCCGCGACGTCCTCGCGCTGCAGCCGGTGGCGGCCGACCTGATGCACAAGACGCCGCAGAAGACCAGCGGCGACTCGGGCAGCCTGTTCGTCGCCACCCCTGCGCTCCTCGCGCATTACGGCATCGACCCGCACTCGATCCAGGCCACGACGATGCTGATCACCTCGCGGCCGGGCTTGCAGGGCCTGTCCGGACTGTTTCTGCTCTACGGGGACTTCAGCGGCCCGGACGGCCGGACCGCTCAGGCGCTGAACCCGTCAGTGCAGACGCTGTCCGCGCTGCCCACCGACACAGCGGACCCGAACCTCCTGGTCTCCGAGCACGCGGTGCACTCGCTCGAGCTGACGGTCGAGCCGACCTCCGCCTGGCTGATCCAGGCACCGCAGCCGCTGACCGCGCTGCAGATCAACTCCGCGCGGCAGATGGCGCTGGCCGCGGGGATGACGGTGGAGGTGCGCAGCGAGGCTCCGTCGCTGGCCGAGGTCCGCGACGACGCCACCGTCGCCGGCATCCTCATCGCTCTCGGCGTGCTCGCCATGATGGTCGGGCTCATCCGCGCCGAATCGGCGGGCGACCTGCGCATTCTGACCGCGTCCGGAGCCCGGGGCCGTACCCGCCGCGGCATCACCGCCACCACGGCCGGCGTGCTCGCGCTGCTCGCCGCAGTGGGAGGAACGGTGATCGCGTATGTGGACACGGTGGCGTTCTTCGGCATCGAAGCACTCGAACGGCTGCGTGAAGTGCCAGGCACGGACCTGCTGCTGGTCCTGCTCGCCCTGCCCGCAGCCGCCACAGCGGGCGGGTGGCTCTTCGCAGGCAGGGAGCAGGAGCGGCTCGGCCGCACGCGGATCGAGTGA
- a CDS encoding ABC transporter ATP-binding protein, with translation MKGTTGVGGDGPSGLLELRGVAKRYGRGAGEVHALRGVDLVVDAGTMVAVMGPSGSGKSSLLTVAGSLEEPSSGEVFIAGRNVAGLSRGERARLRRRTIGFVFQDYNLLAGLTAAENVSMPLELDGVPARKARAEAVDALGRLGLEERVDAFPDELSGGERQRVAIARAVVGGRKLLLADEPSGALDSANGEAVMRLLADACERAGVGAVVVTHDAKLASLAHRVVHLKDGQMVEEGGAVAWNG, from the coding sequence GTGAAGGGAACAACTGGAGTAGGCGGGGACGGGCCGTCCGGCCTGCTGGAGCTGCGCGGCGTCGCGAAGCGCTACGGCCGCGGCGCGGGTGAGGTGCACGCGCTGCGCGGCGTCGACCTCGTGGTCGACGCCGGCACGATGGTCGCGGTGATGGGTCCGAGCGGCTCGGGCAAGAGCTCGCTGCTGACCGTCGCCGGCAGCCTCGAGGAGCCGAGCAGTGGAGAGGTCTTCATCGCCGGCCGGAACGTGGCCGGCCTCTCTCGCGGCGAGCGCGCCCGGCTGCGGCGGCGCACGATCGGGTTCGTCTTCCAGGACTACAACCTGCTCGCCGGGCTGACCGCGGCCGAGAACGTGTCGATGCCACTGGAGTTGGACGGGGTGCCGGCCCGCAAGGCCCGGGCCGAGGCGGTCGACGCCCTCGGCCGGCTCGGTCTGGAAGAGCGCGTCGACGCCTTCCCCGACGAGCTGTCCGGCGGCGAGCGCCAGCGGGTGGCCATCGCCCGCGCGGTCGTCGGCGGCCGGAAGCTGCTGCTGGCGGACGAGCCGTCCGGGGCGCTGGACTCCGCCAACGGCGAGGCGGTCATGCGGCTGCTCGCCGACGCGTGCGAGCGTGCCGGCGTCGGCGCGGTCGTCGTCACGCACGACGCGAAGCTGGCATCCCTGGCGCACCGAGTGGTGCACCTGAAGGACGGTCAGATGGTCGAGGAAGGCGGCGCGGTCGCATGGAACGGCTGA
- a CDS encoding histidine kinase, protein MSTEPAAAQTIDALVRARRTQDAISRWMRALGPILTIAVVLDVLRTQPGPGFTGDGMEVFFMTCAFVAGALGTQYRERGSRSHNASAVLLVIASVGLMKVQSNHTGYIALFVALFLLARRLPTRLATALSAIAVGFLVLAGATTQRESTFSSLLSALTIGGFVGLTMLTQHLREANEQAERRLDEFERTRAAETRAAALAERQHLAREMHDVLAHSLSGLMIQLEAARLLACQDGDDPRLPETIERAHRLGKSGLDEARRAIEMLRGDDLPGPDQLPGLARRCEENLGIPCPLTYVGEPHELSSEARLAVYRVAQEALTNVAKHARGPERVEMRLAYEPDGAELSIEDFSADLAVADHPSSITEPVGEGYGLTGMRERAELLGGTLDAGPTETGFRVVLKVPS, encoded by the coding sequence GTGAGCACAGAACCCGCGGCGGCGCAGACCATTGACGCACTGGTGCGGGCACGCCGTACTCAGGACGCGATCTCACGGTGGATGCGCGCGCTCGGGCCGATCCTCACCATCGCCGTCGTGCTCGACGTCCTGCGCACGCAGCCGGGGCCGGGGTTCACCGGGGACGGGATGGAGGTCTTTTTCATGACCTGCGCGTTCGTCGCAGGCGCCCTCGGTACGCAGTACCGAGAACGCGGCTCGCGCAGCCACAACGCCTCCGCTGTCCTGCTCGTCATCGCGTCCGTCGGGCTGATGAAGGTGCAGTCGAATCACACCGGTTACATCGCCTTGTTCGTGGCGCTGTTCCTGCTGGCGCGGCGCCTGCCGACGCGCTTGGCGACCGCGTTGTCCGCGATCGCCGTGGGCTTCCTGGTGCTGGCCGGGGCGACCACACAGCGCGAATCGACCTTCTCCTCGCTGCTCAGCGCGCTCACGATCGGCGGATTCGTCGGACTGACCATGCTGACCCAGCACCTGCGCGAGGCGAACGAGCAGGCCGAGCGCCGGCTCGACGAGTTCGAGCGCACCCGGGCCGCCGAGACGCGGGCGGCCGCCCTGGCCGAACGGCAGCATCTCGCGCGCGAGATGCACGACGTGCTCGCGCATTCGCTCTCCGGCCTGATGATCCAGCTCGAGGCCGCACGGCTGCTCGCCTGCCAGGACGGCGACGACCCGCGGCTGCCGGAGACGATCGAACGTGCCCACCGGCTCGGCAAGTCAGGCCTCGATGAGGCGCGACGCGCCATCGAGATGCTGCGCGGGGACGACCTGCCCGGCCCCGACCAGTTGCCCGGGCTCGCCCGCCGCTGCGAGGAGAACCTGGGCATACCGTGCCCCCTGACCTACGTCGGCGAGCCGCACGAGCTGTCCTCCGAAGCCAGGCTCGCCGTCTACCGGGTCGCGCAGGAGGCGCTGACGAACGTCGCCAAGCACGCCCGCGGCCCGGAGCGGGTCGAGATGCGGCTCGCCTACGAGCCCGACGGAGCCGAGCTGAGCATCGAGGACTTCTCCGCCGACCTCGCCGTCGCCGACCACCCGTCGTCGATTACCGAGCCCGTGGGTGAGGGCTACGGGCTGACCGGTATGCGCGAGCGCGCCGAACTGCTGGGCGGCACCCTCGATGCCGGTCCGACCGAGACCGGCTTCCGCGTCGTCCTGAAGGTGCCCTCATGA
- a CDS encoding response regulator — protein MTEATDQTGSTRSTDTPPIRVLTADDQRVVREGLAMLLGLMPGVEVVGAAKDGLEVLQLAASARPDVVLMDLRMPHCDGIEATRRLREQYPEIKVIALTTYADDRSVLDALRAGARGYLTKDSGAAEIHQALQTVVEDRSAIDPAVQHHLVAAIAAPAQPTAGAAPAAPPAPAGLTPRELEVLALIAAGLTNAEIAGRLFVSEGTVKSHINHLLTKIGARDRAQAVSYAYRHGLAGTG, from the coding sequence ATGACGGAAGCGACAGACCAGACCGGGTCTACGCGGTCGACGGACACGCCGCCGATCAGGGTGCTGACCGCCGACGACCAGCGCGTGGTACGCGAGGGGCTGGCCATGCTGCTCGGGCTGATGCCGGGCGTGGAAGTGGTCGGCGCGGCCAAGGACGGCCTGGAGGTGCTCCAGCTCGCCGCCTCGGCCCGGCCCGACGTCGTCCTGATGGACCTGCGCATGCCGCACTGCGACGGCATCGAGGCCACCCGCCGGCTGCGCGAACAGTACCCTGAGATCAAGGTCATCGCGCTGACCACGTACGCCGACGACCGGTCGGTGCTCGACGCCCTACGCGCCGGCGCCCGCGGCTACCTCACCAAGGACTCCGGCGCGGCGGAAATCCACCAGGCGCTGCAGACAGTCGTCGAAGACCGCTCGGCGATCGACCCGGCCGTTCAGCACCATCTCGTCGCCGCAATCGCCGCCCCCGCCCAGCCCACCGCCGGCGCCGCCCCGGCCGCGCCCCCGGCGCCCGCCGGGCTCACCCCGCGCGAGCTGGAAGTCCTCGCGCTCATCGCGGCGGGCCTGACGAACGCCGAGATCGCCGGTCGGCTGTTCGTCAGCGAGGGCACGGTCAAGAGCCACATCAACCACCTGCTGACGAAGATCGGCGCCCGCGACCGCGCGCAGGCCGTCTCCTACGCCTACCGGCACGGTCTCGCCGGAACCGGCTGA
- a CDS encoding DUF6928 family protein encodes MGAKTEILAFAAGDITDVLRRPGASDPAAAEELVRRLAPGWQVETAEGESLAEATYPPRDTVYVLSVPGLDLVCGLSFLRGGGSSLPEHVLSEGAGRRIVYHRMHSGTDGVEIALWNQGALVRAIGINGVQGVVEDVGDRLPFEEPFWAGQRPHEPERFIVGAGPSPFPTPFHPLTFGNEAVRALFGFTVEGRRAPDDVDPWAVHLRGFRVTDPDAPALAEQQAQMREVMARMTRTSYRMEKAPDGRIVIVPSEPSDLPARAATDSGGPANV; translated from the coding sequence GTGGGTGCCAAGACCGAGATACTGGCGTTCGCGGCCGGCGACATCACCGATGTGCTGCGTCGGCCCGGGGCATCCGATCCGGCAGCCGCCGAGGAGTTGGTGCGTCGCCTGGCGCCAGGCTGGCAGGTCGAGACCGCCGAGGGTGAGAGTCTCGCCGAGGCGACCTATCCGCCGAGGGACACGGTCTACGTGCTGAGCGTTCCGGGTCTCGATCTTGTGTGCGGGCTGAGTTTCCTACGCGGCGGCGGTTCGTCGCTGCCCGAGCATGTCCTCAGCGAAGGCGCCGGACGCCGAATCGTCTATCACCGGATGCACAGCGGCACCGACGGTGTCGAGATCGCGCTGTGGAATCAGGGAGCCCTGGTGCGCGCGATCGGCATCAACGGGGTGCAAGGCGTCGTGGAGGATGTCGGCGACCGGTTGCCGTTCGAGGAGCCGTTCTGGGCCGGCCAGCGCCCGCACGAGCCAGAGAGGTTCATCGTCGGAGCCGGTCCGAGCCCCTTCCCGACGCCGTTCCACCCGCTCACCTTCGGCAACGAGGCGGTTCGGGCGCTGTTCGGCTTCACCGTGGAAGGCCGCCGCGCACCCGACGACGTCGATCCGTGGGCGGTGCACCTGCGCGGGTTCCGCGTGACCGATCCGGATGCTCCAGCTCTGGCCGAACAGCAGGCGCAGATGCGCGAGGTCATGGCCAGAATGACGCGGACCTCCTACCGGATGGAGAAGGCGCCGGACGGCAGGATCGTCATAGTGCCCAGCGAGCCGAGTGATCTTCCGGCCCGGGCAGCTACCGACTCAGGCGGACCCGCCAACGTCTGA
- a CDS encoding GrpB family protein, which produces MIGTVWRVPFPDELSSHGVVLAAYDPRWPIEFDGLSRKIAGVLDSVALAIDHVGSTSVPGLPAKNCIDMQIRVPEVDERIIVPLMSKLGFRCRPEPWNRTEVSAGAQCPKLVFAPPAGDRSCNVHVRRHDGPNTRYALLFREFLRADERARHSWGAFKTRLAQSVPDLLDYGQIKAPATEVLMTSAERWAGETGWRLRSSDVGDADDRTR; this is translated from the coding sequence GTGATCGGTACGGTCTGGCGGGTGCCGTTTCCTGACGAGCTGTCCTCTCATGGCGTGGTTCTCGCCGCCTACGACCCTCGTTGGCCGATCGAGTTCGACGGCCTGTCACGCAAGATCGCCGGCGTGCTCGACTCTGTGGCGCTGGCGATCGACCACGTGGGCTCGACCTCCGTGCCCGGGCTGCCTGCGAAGAACTGCATCGACATGCAGATCCGCGTTCCCGAGGTCGATGAGCGCATCATCGTGCCGTTGATGTCCAAGCTGGGGTTCCGCTGCCGTCCGGAGCCGTGGAACCGCACTGAGGTGTCGGCGGGGGCGCAGTGCCCCAAGCTGGTGTTCGCGCCGCCGGCCGGCGACCGTTCCTGCAACGTTCACGTGCGCCGGCACGACGGGCCGAACACGCGCTACGCCCTGCTGTTCCGCGAGTTCCTGCGCGCGGACGAACGCGCCCGGCACAGCTGGGGAGCGTTCAAGACGCGCTTGGCACAGAGCGTGCCCGATCTACTCGACTATGGCCAGATCAAGGCACCTGCGACGGAGGTGCTGATGACAAGTGCAGAACGCTGGGCGGGCGAGACGGGCTGGCGGCTTCGCAGCTCGGACGTGGGGGATGCTGATGACCGTACTCGATGA
- a CDS encoding GNAT family N-acetyltransferase — translation MTRLVSTPPVIPSGRLSSSPQPVLNAGNGVLLRPWESADIPVFLAAYQDEEIRRWHTRRPRAEADVQQWFEACRQDWNSERGGHWAIAQADGEVLGRIATRGWDFDDGIAGVAYWVLPQARGAGLATRAVETLSAWALNEAGFQRMYLDHSTRNNASCRVAAKAGYILEGTKRSAAVHDDGRHDMHLHARIRAA, via the coding sequence ATGACTCGCCTCGTATCGACACCGCCCGTCATACCGTCCGGCCGGCTCTCCAGCTCACCGCAGCCCGTCCTGAACGCCGGGAACGGAGTGCTGCTGCGGCCCTGGGAATCAGCCGACATCCCCGTGTTCCTCGCCGCCTACCAGGACGAAGAGATCCGCCGCTGGCACACGCGTCGCCCCCGCGCCGAGGCTGACGTTCAGCAATGGTTCGAGGCCTGCCGGCAGGACTGGAACTCCGAGAGGGGCGGCCACTGGGCGATAGCGCAAGCCGACGGCGAAGTGCTCGGCCGGATCGCCACCCGCGGCTGGGACTTCGACGACGGCATAGCCGGGGTCGCCTACTGGGTGCTCCCGCAGGCCCGCGGCGCCGGCCTGGCGACTCGCGCCGTAGAAACGCTTTCGGCCTGGGCGCTGAACGAGGCCGGCTTCCAACGGATGTACCTGGACCACTCCACTCGCAATAACGCGTCCTGCCGGGTCGCGGCGAAGGCGGGATACATCCTCGAAGGCACCAAACGCAGCGCCGCCGTACACGACGACGGCAGGCACGATATGCACCTGCACGCCCGCATCCGAGCGGCCTGA